In a genomic window of Terriglobia bacterium:
- a CDS encoding ABC transporter ATP-binding protein, translated as MSVAILCRDLKKTYEGNVEAVRGIDLTIPAGQCFGLLGPNGAGKTTTIEILEGLLAPTSGTVEILEMTWHEHERELREWLGISLQETRLSEKLSVRETLVLFASFYREPADIDEVIEELSLTEKANAWVGKLSGGQKQRLAVATALVGNPKILFLDEPTTGLDPQSRRQLWDIVRQFQKRGGTILLTTHYMDEAEKLCDRLAIIDHGKIIAEGSPAELIERLGGHHVLEIAISGNGITGDSLWKSLPGVQSVRHEDGTIALQVHEPHETIPALLAAVQQQGSRLEHLTTRQASLEDVFVQLTGRHLREE; from the coding sequence ATGTCCGTCGCCATCCTCTGCCGCGACCTCAAGAAGACCTACGAGGGCAACGTGGAAGCCGTCCGCGGGATCGACCTGACGATCCCGGCCGGTCAGTGTTTTGGCCTGCTCGGGCCGAACGGGGCGGGGAAGACCACGACCATCGAAATCCTTGAAGGACTACTCGCACCGACCTCCGGCACAGTCGAAATCCTGGAGATGACGTGGCACGAGCATGAGCGCGAACTGCGCGAGTGGCTGGGCATTTCTCTGCAGGAGACGCGGCTCTCGGAAAAGCTGTCGGTGCGCGAGACCTTGGTGCTGTTCGCCAGCTTTTATCGCGAGCCGGCGGATATCGACGAAGTAATCGAAGAGCTGTCTCTGACGGAAAAGGCCAACGCGTGGGTCGGAAAGCTCTCCGGCGGGCAGAAGCAGCGGCTTGCAGTGGCGACCGCGCTCGTCGGTAATCCGAAGATCCTTTTCCTTGACGAGCCGACGACGGGACTCGATCCGCAAAGCCGACGTCAGTTGTGGGACATCGTTCGTCAGTTTCAGAAGCGTGGCGGCACGATCCTGCTTACAACTCATTACATGGACGAGGCGGAGAAGCTCTGCGATCGCCTCGCCATCATCGATCACGGGAAGATCATCGCCGAAGGCTCGCCGGCGGAACTGATCGAGCGGTTGGGTGGTCATCACGTTTTAGAGATCGCCATAAGTGGGAACGGCATCACTGGCGACTCGCTCTGGAAGAGTTTGCCGGGCGTGCAGTCGGTACGTCATGAAGACGGAACAATCGCGCTGCAGGTTCACGAACCCCATGAGACCATCCCGGCCCTATTGGCGGCGGTGCAACAACAGGGGTCGCGCCTGGAACACCTCACGACGCGACAGGCGAGCCTCGAAGATGTTTTTGTGCAACTGACCGGCCGCCACCTGCGGGAGGAATGA
- a CDS encoding ABC transporter permease, producing MQTTEHKPQFVNGRWAGYYRLLEARMKELAREPEVIFWVFVFPLLLAFGLGVAFRNKPEDKISIAIVNNSQAKHVQQLLENSPQHKLIHADILDEATADNKFRLGAYSLVVVPKENGVEYRFDPARPESVQARIQVDDALQSAMGRKNVIPTTAVPSSEPGARYIDFLIPGLLGMNLMNSGMWGIGFALVEMRQRKLLKRFIATPMRRADFLMALTSSRLVLMIIELVLLLGFGILVFNMRIMGAWGTILLLSTLGAISFGGLGLLTASRAQKIESVSGLINLVMMPMWIFSGVFFSYERFPAIVQPFIKALPLTALNDSLRAIILQGASLASQSGRIAVLVIWGAVSFLLALKWFRWS from the coding sequence ATGCAGACGACCGAACACAAGCCGCAATTCGTGAACGGACGCTGGGCCGGATACTACCGTCTGCTGGAAGCCCGCATGAAGGAACTGGCGCGCGAGCCCGAAGTCATCTTCTGGGTGTTCGTCTTCCCGCTGCTGCTGGCGTTCGGCCTCGGCGTGGCATTCCGGAATAAGCCCGAGGACAAGATTTCCATTGCGATCGTAAATAACTCGCAGGCGAAGCACGTCCAGCAGCTTCTGGAGAATTCTCCGCAGCACAAGCTGATCCACGCTGACATTCTTGACGAAGCGACCGCGGACAATAAGTTCCGCCTCGGTGCCTACTCGCTCGTAGTTGTTCCGAAAGAAAACGGGGTAGAGTACCGCTTCGACCCAGCCCGCCCGGAGAGCGTGCAGGCGCGCATCCAGGTGGATGATGCGCTGCAATCGGCAATGGGCCGCAAGAACGTCATCCCGACCACTGCAGTTCCTTCCAGCGAACCCGGCGCGCGCTACATCGATTTCCTTATCCCCGGCCTGCTCGGAATGAACCTCATGAACTCTGGGATGTGGGGCATCGGCTTCGCCCTGGTCGAGATGCGCCAGCGAAAGTTGCTCAAGCGCTTCATCGCCACGCCCATGCGCCGCGCCGACTTCCTGATGGCGCTCACCAGCAGCCGGCTAGTGCTGATGATCATCGAACTCGTGCTGCTGTTGGGCTTCGGGATCCTCGTGTTCAACATGCGCATTATGGGCGCGTGGGGAACTATCCTGCTGCTGTCGACGCTGGGCGCGATCTCGTTCGGCGGCCTCGGCTTGCTCACCGCCAGCCGCGCGCAGAAAATCGAATCCGTCAGCGGCCTCATCAACCTGGTGATGATGCCGATGTGGATCTTCTCCGGCGTCTTCTTCTCTTACGAACGCTTCCCGGCGATAGTCCAGCCTTTCATCAAGGCGCTGCCGCTGACCGCGCTGAACGATTCGCTGCGCGCCATCATCCTGCAAGGCGCGTCGCTGGCTTCGCAGTCGGGAAGAATCGCGGTACTGGTGATTTGGGGTGCGGTAAGTTTTCTGCTGGCGTTGAAGTGGTTCCGGTGGAGCTAG